GCCCCAGAGCACAGTACTACCAGCATCGTGCTTGATGGTAGATATGGTGTTCTTCATTCAGTCTTGACCATCCTaactgtctctcagcagcaagTGATAGCTTGATGTTTGCTATTGTAGTATTTGTGACTGATGAGTGTATTAAATAGGCCTTATTTAAATTAGCTCAGAGAAGTCAGCAGTTGTAGTCAATCATAATCACTCACAAGGAAGCAATGAGGCCATGCCACTAAGAAAATCTGATTAGCACAGTGTTTGACATCACCAAACTAATATTTGAATTCGtagtatgtatatttttgacccagcaagTTGCTGTCATGTTTTGTTCCTTTAGAAAGAAGGCAAGTCACTACCTCTATCCTCTGTCTTCTGTGTCGCCATCCAAAAGCACAAGGGGTTACTGAATGGTTATATGAATTTGAAATTGTGTAAATTACATGCTATGGCCTTCACAGATACCCGACGTAACCCCAATAGAACAGCTATGGGAGATTTTGGACCGACATTTGAGACATCTACCACCATCACCtaaacaccaaatgaggaaaTATGTTTTGGAGAAATGGGGTTCCGTCCTTTCAGTGTAGTTCTATAGACTTGTAGAATTCCAAGGTGCATTGAATCCAATTCCATACTGAGATActttatgttttttcctttaatctgcCACCTGTCTGTACTTACAGATTAAGGTAGATGGCACCTCAGAGCTCTGTTTATTACCTGTGCACATCCTAATTATTGAATGCCTGTGTGAGTGATGACCtgcatcattttatttaaatgagtGTTTTATTGTTACCTTCAGGGCAGTGTGTTAAATCTATCTACACATTCAATGCTGTGACTGCACTCTGTTTTGTGCCAGAGGACGATGGTTACATCATCACTGGATCAGGTATGTTTTTATAAGGACAGTGGGTATTAGTGACATAGTGAACAGAATAATTGGACCAGAAGTTTTTGTATCACATTGTATTTCTATCTCATATCTACTTCGGTGCATCTGTGCTTTTGAGACATCTGTATGTATTATTTCATCTCAGTTTGTGTTTACCTTTACTGATCTGTATGTCTAGTGGAACATTGTGGCATCATCTGCCAATGAGTTGGGAGTGCAGCATAGGGTTATAGAGCTCAATCAGACATGGAAGCACACCGTGTAGGAAGTCAGGGTTAGGTGggtcagctgtgaccaacaataATGGCTGCCAGTCCACTGTCAACACATATTAACCTCACGCTCTGCCACCCTGCAGACGGGGGGAAAGTTCAAGCCTGGAgctggcattctttccacaactGCCAGTCAGTCAATGCTCACCAGGAGGCAGTCACTTCCATCCAGGTAGGTGGATCATTCACCGGCTGACCATGGCACAAAACTGGGGCTGCTTAACCTGCcattttaaacctatttttaGCAACCAGTAGCTGACTGGAAAACTGGAGTAGTCCATcaatccatcatctatacactgcttaatcctcactagggtcacaggggggatggggtctatcccagctgacttagggcaaaggcaggggacacacagagagacagacaaccaagtaCACATAATCAACAAGGACTGTGGGAGGCAGTCGGAGCTCACGGAGGCACAGGAACAGAACATGCATATTCACCTGGAGGCCAAGACTCCAGACCGTGATTTGAACCCAGTACCTTCGAGCTGTAAGACGACAGTACTAACCATTGCAACACCGTGCCGCTCGAGTATAAAAGTCTTGATTACTAATTTGCGAAAAAGCTTCTTCTCAGGAAAATAAGTGGCTTTATTTCTACTCCTCGTCCTCATGCAAGCTCTCCTTGTTTATTGCTTTCGAATGGAAATCAAAGACATTTGTTGAGATGTACGCAGTGAAGCTTGTCCAATTTTAGagtatactgtatgtattttgtgcaaaaaggttttttttatgaatattaACAAAACCCAAGCAGCATATGCAGTATTGTAAAATTTGCGATCATCATAATATACATAAAGAATTAAAGTGCAGCTCCTCATTTTCATCCTCTGTCGTTTATCAGGCAAAGCGCACAGTCCTTTTAAAACCAACAGACGCAGAGAAACATTATGAAACTGTTTACACAGCTCCCTTCCATTTGCACAAATGTACATACAGCTGTATTTTCTctcacacatgcatgtacacacacacaaacacaaacacacacacgaccACTGGGGAAAGACTCAAATCGCCATGACAACCGTGTCCGCTGTGCCCTCCACAGTCTCAGGGTCCGCTGGTGTTCAGTGGCTCGGCTGAGGGAGGGGTGTCTGTGTGGGAGAACAGATGTTCACATCGTGACCCCCTGACGCTGCTGCACCACTggagcagccaggtgacaggcTTCAGGGGGCGGCTGGGCGGGCGTCTCACCCTCAGCCCGCGGGGAGATAAAGTGTTCCTGGCTTACGGTCAAGCTTGGCTAAAGATCCTGCATTGGAGGACAGGTGAGCTCTGGACTGAGATGGGTGTTCGGTGTGTATCAGAAAGCGAGAGAAAGATGAGATAAACCCTCATAATCCTTCTATCTAACATCTGTCTAATTCTCACAGGAGCCACATCCAGAGTGACCAATCACAGCAACGTCACCGGGGTGACGGATTGCGTCCACCAAACAGGAGGCCTCCTAATTAGCTCCTGCTATGATCTGGCAAACGGAGAGAGCACGCTAAATTGTAAGTCACAGTAAAACATGCGGAACCAGTTGCTACTCTCTCCAGTCTGAAAGTTTGAAAGCACAACAGGGAGCTAGGACAAAATCGAAACCACTTTGTGTTCCTCTGTTGACCTCTACTCCTTTcatctctcctctctgcagtgTTCTCTCTGCCACAGTGTCAGTATCTGGTCTCTCTGGCCTGGCCTGATGCTCCCAGGATCCTGTGCTTCGCGGCGTGGACCACTGGGAGTGGAGACCACCGATGGGTGACTGGAGGTCACAACCTCACCGTTTTGGAGCAACTCCCTAGTTCTGGGAAGCAGAGGTGTACATAATATTTGTCAACACCACTGACTTAAACAGATTTGAATCTAAGCTGCTTAGTTATATTCCCAGTTTGAATATTCATTGTTTCCTCTGAGGTCAACTGCATTGTTAATTCTAAAGTTTTCTATTGCGATTATAAACGTTACAGGGGTGACGtcacagtaaagagagacagcCGAATGGACTCCTGCTTGGAGTCAGAGGGGGACACGGAAGGTGATGAGGACACTGAtggtacagacacacacactgcactcaTACACATCTTTATGTCTTTGTTTACTGACTCAGAGGCTTAATGAGTAACCACTGCATTGCCCTATTGTGGTAATTTCAGATGATGCATGTTGTGACAAATCCTAACCTCCTTGTCAAATTTAGATTATGAGGATGACGACGATGAAGGAAAAGACAGCTGCTCTGATAGTGCGGAGGATGGCGGGTCTGGATCGTGGCTCCGCTGTGTTCTTCAGTGAGAAGTGAGGACGCCGTGGCCTGCAGCCGGGAAGAGGAAATGAGAGGGTGGGAACGTAGTGACAACGTAGTGACAACGAAGGAGGGTGCAGGGGTGTGAAGTGTGACAAACTGAGTGTCAGTATTGGAAGGGGAGCATATGGATggagtaaatgtgtgtgtgtgtgtgtgtgtgtgtgtgtgtgtgtgtgataggcAGATTGTTTTGATGTAAATATTCTTTTCACATACAATAAAGCTGTCATTCTGTGACTCGCAGCTCCAAATATGCATCTTtgattgtcttttttaatgtccATCTGACCATGCCTCTCCCTGAAACACCACTCCATGGACCTCCTTTGCTCGTCCAACCTGagcaaatgaatgcaaataaaattttattccaTCCCTGTCCCTCTCCCTATCTGTATTTCTGTCACCTTCCCTCTAAGTTGTCCTTGCtgtttttgtaaacatttttgagaaggttttgtttttagacGTCTCGCCACCAAAATGAGCTGATTAATGTCGTCCCCAGTATCATCTCTCTTTGCCTCGTCAGATTCATTTCTTTTCCTCTGTCCATTTAATTgaactggtttaaaaaaaacataattagcATTTAAATCTCTTTCCTACAGTCCCTTGCCCTTCCTACAtcgctctctctcccctctcttaCTCTAGCAGACTCTCCATGTCTCAGTCGCTAAGGCAAccgatgcttttttttctcgcttGCTCTCTGtatctccccctttctctctgtctcctctctcaTTCCCTCTCTTCACTGCCAGAGGTAAGCATGATAACTGATATGTGTCGGAgtgcatgtgttttttgtctgtctgttggtgTGCGTCTGTGtctttaaattacatttctgtgGCATTTAAGCAGTAGTTGTAGGTGAGAAGTTATTGCTGTCTGCTCACAGTGCCATATAGAGTATTGACTCCATGCATAATACCTCTAGTGATGCACTGTAAATACGTAAGATGGAGCAATAAGTGTGtactttttgatgtttttacatgCAGATGTGGATTCTGTGTAAACATGTAATGAATAATTGAGtgttaaatataatataaaccCCCAGGGGAGTCAGTGTTTggtctttttaaaaagatgacatAGTTGACTTTGTGCCAGTACCCGTGCAGATGTGATTTTCATCTATTTAAGTAGAAGGACAAGAAGAAAAGCTGAGAATCCTCCCCTTTTGTCTCCCTCTCCAATCCCTTCTTGCCTCTGTCTTATCTTCCAGAGAGATGATCGGAGAAGAGGAGTCTCAGTGAACAGAGCGAAGCGATGGAGAGATGGTAAGATGGATAGTTTCAGAGGGAGAGGCATGTATGGGATGCAGATACATAAAATGTCACTCTGAGTGATGACCGGCATGGGAATCAGTGTTTGGGCTGTTAGGGTTGTGCACGTTGAATGTGGACAATGCATTTTCTCACACAAGTCCTTTGTCACTTGAccacctcttcttctttctccacCTTTCCTTCCAGCTTCATCTCTCTTGTCGCACGACTGACTGCCCTCATCTCCCTTTTTCTGGTTGCTCTGGTGACACagccctctacctgtaaccgtGACGACAGCGAGGGTGAGGAGCAGGTGGACACCCTGTCGGTCCAGTTGTCAGTCACAGCCCAGGCCACACCTACCCCTCTGTGGGCGGTGGTCTGGGGTCCTACACAGCCGCTGGAAGATGAGACACACCACTTCCTCTCTAGCCAGGAAACCGATCACCTGCGTCTGCATGGGAACCAGCAGGAGACCAGCACTATGTCTGAAGACTGGCTTTACCCCGACACAAGCATGCAGCCCCGAGAGAGACCACCACTCGAGTCCAGGGACCAGGAGGGAGTGGATGATGGAGGGGCAGAGGCAGAGGAGACGGAGCCTGAGGAAGGTGGGCATCAGGGGAGGCACAGGAAGGATTTTTAAATGAAGGTGGCCATGAGTTACAGTCCATGCGAGCATACGCACATGCCAGGAGTCCTCCAGGGAATGAGCTGTCACCAGGGTGAAGTCTGACGCCCTGTTGTGTGCAACCGGCTGTGTCTGAGGCGGGGGAAGACTAATAAAAGTTTTCATCACTCACAGGGAGGAATTGGCTGCCgtcaaaactgcaaaacacagaGAAGACGTCATTGGATTGGTGTTACAGTTGGAGGCCAGAGTCTTGCACATCCGATTTCATGTTTCAGCTGTCTTCattggtgtctttttttgtgctgGATACAAATAAACATGGCCATGGTCTGACATTAGTAACttcataagtgtgtgtgtgtgtgtgtgtgtgtgtgtgtgtgtgtgtgtgtttgttacagTGGACCCTCAGTTCTACGTCACCGTGACCATCTCCTCGCTGCTCATCCTGACAGCTGTCATCATTACAGCCAAACTCTGGTAGGAACCTTAACTCTCTCTTCTAACATTGTTGTGCCCAAGTACATGATCACATAATTACAAAGAAGTGACTAAGTCTTCTGAATAAGAGTGGATGATGATCAGCCAACTTTGTTCACATGAGCTGGACACGTCTTTCCCAGCTGGAGGGTGGTAACCAATAATATGGAAATTATGAAATTATTTTGTAGCCCTGCTGGATTATATTTGGTCTGAAAAAAGACCTGTAGATTTGCTTGGAACTGAGGTTCCCAGCCTGCAGATTGGAACCATACTGTGGGGTTTTCATGATAAGCCTGAGGGGtaatatgacaaataaaagcaaagtatgacaaataaaagcaaagtaTGACTGTACCACAAAATTGCTTTTctcttttcagtcttttataCTGTTAATTATGTAATGGTTGGACCTTTTTAAGATTAAAACAATCATATATCGGGTAATTGGGTTATTATCAGTGGACGGCAAAAAGGCGTTTAGAAATTATTCAGGACAGTCCATAAGTGTTTAGAGGTTTAAGTGTAACTTATTTTGATTTTCAAAAGGAGAGAGCAAGAACCAAATCAGGTCTGCAATACTATGCTGGCTGTaatatgcagtaaaaataaactgataaatgctactgtttttgtttatttatatagtaaaTATTCAATAATGTCTCTTAGCTAATGAGTTATTTTGAAGATAGCAATTTAAAAGAAAGATGAGTTCATTTTATCTGATAAATATcattgtttgtttattaattaGCTGCTTGCCTCCTGCCATTTTGCAGAAGTGTATCTCTAGTCTAGAAATTTCCATTTTGTAAATTAGACGAAAATAAGAGATCTGACCATGTTACCTCAGATGCAAATGTGTGGACTGTGTCAGAATCATGGGGATCAAAGACAAGGCCAGGTGTATGGGTTGGATGTGTTtgcatgtctgtctgtttgtcttgtttatgtgcCTGTCAGTAATGATGATGTAATGGTTCTTCTCAGTCCCCTCTAAACTGAGCGCTGTGTAATTACTTACTaatgactttattaatgatACTTGTGTTCCTGAAAATCACAGTTGGCACAGATGTGCCATTTAGAGCCATAACAATTGCAATGATTAAACATTCGCTATGAACATGAGGAGGAGAGCGACAAGCAAAGATTGCTCTGACCTGTTGCCTTACAGGTCTGAGTATTATTATGGCCTCAACAATGTCAGCGTGCTTTGAAAGGTGACCCACCATTAACCTCTCACAGTATGTAATAACACAGCGAGGGTTCTGTATTGGCTCTGTCATACTTTCAGGCCAGGTAGGTGGTACTCGCCACAAACCTGGCTGTTAGTTCATTTTACCACTAGACCCCTCTTatctctcctttttttgttcTCATGCATTTATACTTTTACTCTCATTTTCCTACTGTAACTATCTTCTGTATGCATCTTATTGAATTTTCTACTCTATTAcgtttttcatttcattgacTAAATCTGTACAATTTGTTCTCCTTCATATCCCTTTATTCTCTAtcataatcatttttttccacattcctTCATTATCTCCCTTCATTCCCATTTGGACCCTCCATTCTTTTTCCCTGTTGTCTCCCAGAGATGTTCTTGTTTCTCTGTATACCTGTGTTCCCACTCCTCCTTCAGGCTCTTCACCTCTTTCTACCAGTTAGCATCGCTGCTTTACTCTAACGCTACCTCTCTTTGCACAGCTGGTGCTCCTCTTATCTCCATTACCAGTCTCCTATCTCTCCCAGCACCACCAGTCCGGCCGCAGATCCATGGATAATCCTCCAGCTTGCCGCCAGCTGATACACAATAAGCccctttttctctcatttcccGAGATTGGCCTTCACTATTCTTTGGATAACTTACTTCATCAGCCCCTGCTGTAGTGGGAAAACCCACGGTGCTGGTGGATATAGATTGGTGTTACAACAGTGAGAATTGCAGGCATTCAGACTGGAGACATGGCAGTGGTCCCTCTCTATAGACTGGCTCATGCTTCAGTGtcataaatgtgtaaataacgCCATGTGTTACATGGAGAAAGTGCCACGAAATGAATAAGAGGGTGGTACAGATGGACTAAAATGACAGCCTATAGTGGAAATTGGCCACTGTCCAGTTCACTGTGATTAGAGAGAGCGGCATATGTGCTCAGTGGTTTTCCCATGCCTAAAATGTAGCATAGCTACTGTTATAAagtgtgatgtgtttgtgtttgaatgtgtgtgtgtaaagtgaGGGAAGGAGTCAGAGGGAGGAGGACAGGTGTTACTGTGGGAGGATGATGGTGCAGGGTGGCTTCTAAGGCGGCGCAAACAGCTTTGTTGTGCATCTAAGTATTGTTTAGAGCCTGAGCCTTGCTTCTGACTGTGTCTTCACCGTTAATAATTTTCCTGAACTAATGCCCCTCAGTGATGCCTCACTCCCTTACCCATTTGTCCACCTTGTTGCATCCTTCCCACCTCACCTTCTGGCTTCCTCCCTGGCCTTCCACCCCACAGTGTCGTTTCTTTCCCCATTTCTCACGCTGCCTCCCTCTCACctcttcaaatgttttaatgAGCCAGAGGAGTGCACTAATTCTCTCTCACAGTGGCAGGGTAATGTGTTCACTGATGCTAAATGGCTGGGTAGTTTCTGATTCTCTCtggttttctctttctcttcaccGCCCATTTTCCACTCTTTCTCCTCAACTTTTCTCCGTATGCCTCCCATCATTTCAACCTCTCTCCATCATTTCCTGCTATCCATCTCTCCCTATATGCTCTTCCTCTATTGTAAATGTTTCTTAAACTTTGACTTTCTTTGATGCCTCTGTTAATACTCTTCCCCTTTTCTCCCttgtcttttctcttcctctctgcaaACATCTCTCCCAATCTCTTGCCTACCTCcatcccctctcctccctctctttttccCATCTATCTGTCTGACTATCCTCCTCTCCCAGTTATGATCGCAGCTGTTCCCAGCATCCGCCCCCGCTTTCCCGTGGCGTGCCCCCCGCCCTCTCCCTCGCACTCCCTCGCTCCCTCGCTTCGGAGGAAAGCCGGCAGACGCTGCACAgcaccacctcctccttcacCGACAGGGAGAGGTAATGAGTCGCCTCACCGactctctgagtgtgtgttcatgaGTCTGATGTGCATGTGCACGTCTCCGTGCACCTCTGGattgaagtttgttttttactctgTGTGTCTGAGAGTGTAAAGCAGCCTTATTACCTCTTCC
This genomic stretch from Amphiprion ocellaris isolate individual 3 ecotype Okinawa chromosome 9, ASM2253959v1, whole genome shotgun sequence harbors:
- the si:ch211-154o6.3 gene encoding lissencephaly-1 homolog isoform X1; the encoded protein is MGEVRKLQKKLRQIENLEIKISLTAEERFKISRKAELRSRLAQLQLQLSGPQQTLGIVGDGKKEKMKRQVENAPEALPSQMPPASKIHKGEKESKAQGTPVPAARQEEAVGEAQIGRQRERTEPAKVSDYCQDTSRHCPDFDKEQQLQQQEAEFTSLKASWEKSRFRLRLLEGHSDIVTSVVAVDNLVVSGSRDTTVKVWHVPTATEQKNLGGHTGGVTCLSAPPPEYCSMLARSLSLSTKERFILSGSADCYVKIWALNIGQCVKSIYTFNAVTALCFVPEDDGYIITGSDGGKVQAWSWHSFHNCQSVNAHQEAVTSIQSQGPLVFSGSAEGGVSVWENRCSHRDPLTLLHHWSSQVTGFRGRLGGRLTLSPRGDKVFLAYGQAWLKILHWRTGATSRVTNHSNVTGVTDCVHQTGGLLISSCYDLANGESTLNLFSLPQCQYLVSLAWPDAPRILCFAAWTTGSGDHRWVTGGHNLTVLEQLPSSGKQRGDVTVKRDSRMDSCLESEGDTEGDEDTDDYEDDDDEGKDSCSDSAEDGGSGSWLRCVLQ
- the si:ch211-154o6.3 gene encoding lissencephaly-1 homolog isoform X2, producing the protein MGEVRKLQKKLRQIENLEIKISLTAEERFKISRKAELRSRLAQLQLQLSGPQQTLGIVGDGKKEKMKRQVENAPEALPSQMPPASKIHKGEKESKAQGTPVPAARQEEAVGEAQIGRQRERTEPAKVSDYCQDTSRHCPDFDKEQQLQQQEAEFTSLKASWEKSRFRLRLLEGHSDIVTSVVAVDNLVVSGSRDTTVKVWHVPTATEQKNLGGHTGGVTCLSAPPPEYCSMLARSLSLSTKERFILSGSADCYVKIWALNIGQCVKSIYTFNAVTALCFVPEDDGYIITGSDGGKVQAWSWHSFHNCQSVNAHQEAVTSIQSQGPLVFSGSAEGGVSVWENRCSHRDPLTLLHHWSSQVTGFRGRLGGRLTLSPRGDKVFLAYGQAWLKILHWRTGATSRVTNHSNVTGVTDCVHQTGGLLISSCYDLANGESTLNLFSLPQCQYLVSLAWPDAPRILCFAAWTTGSGDHRWVTGGHNLTVLEQLPSSGKQRGDVTVKRDSRMDSCLESEGDTEDYEDDDDEGKDSCSDSAEDGGSGSWLRCVLQ
- the si:ch211-154o6.3 gene encoding WD repeat-containing protein 86 isoform X3; translation: MPPASKIHKGEKESKAQGTPVPAARQEEAVGEAQIGRQRERTEPAKVSDYCQDTSRHCPDFDKEQQLQQQEAEFTSLKASWEKSRFRLRLLEGHSDIVTSVVAVDNLVVSGSRDTTVKVWHVPTATEQKNLGGHTGGVTCLSAPPPEYCSMLARSLSLSTKERFILSGSADCYVKIWALNIGQCVKSIYTFNAVTALCFVPEDDGYIITGSDGGKVQAWSWHSFHNCQSVNAHQEAVTSIQSQGPLVFSGSAEGGVSVWENRCSHRDPLTLLHHWSSQVTGFRGRLGGRLTLSPRGDKVFLAYGQAWLKILHWRTGATSRVTNHSNVTGVTDCVHQTGGLLISSCYDLANGESTLNLFSLPQCQYLVSLAWPDAPRILCFAAWTTGSGDHRWVTGGHNLTVLEQLPSSGKQRGDVTVKRDSRMDSCLESEGDTEGDEDTDDYEDDDDEGKDSCSDSAEDGGSGSWLRCVLQ
- the pianp gene encoding PILR alpha-associated neural protein — translated: MERCFISLVARLTALISLFLVALVTQPSTCNRDDSEGEEQVDTLSVQLSVTAQATPTPLWAVVWGPTQPLEDETHHFLSSQETDHLRLHGNQQETSTMSEDWLYPDTSMQPRERPPLESRDQEGVDDGGAEAEETEPEEVDPQFYVTVTISSLLILTAVIITAKLCYDRSCSQHPPPLSRGVPPALSLALPRSLASEESRQTLHSTTSSFTDRERIPVVNL